One window of Papaver somniferum cultivar HN1 chromosome 9, ASM357369v1, whole genome shotgun sequence genomic DNA carries:
- the LOC113311804 gene encoding uncharacterized protein LOC113311804 — translation MQIDALNDRFDEVNIELLLCMSHLNPSDKFLAFDKGALIRLAKLYPTDFSQMDIMILDRQLDTFLADVLSSNDFSELFGISALAWKMVETKRNIVYLLITLSLILLVATATIERVFSAMHIVKNRLRNSIGNEWLNNFLLTYIERELFRKISTDRIR, via the coding sequence ATGCAAATTGATGCGCTtaatgatcgatttgatgaagTGAACATCGAGCTACTTCTTTGTATGTCGCATTTGAATCCAAGCGACAAGTTTTTAGCTTTTGACAAAGGTGCGTTAATTCGTCTTGCTAAACTATATCCAACTGATTTTTCTCAAATGGATATCATGATTCTCGACCGACAACTAGATACCTTTCTTGCTGATGTTCTTTCTAGTAATGATTTTTCTGAATTATTTGGTATTAGTGCGCTTGCCTGGAAAATGGTTGAAACGAAAAGAAATATAGTGTACTTGTTGATTACATTATCTTTGATATTGCTTGTTGCTACTGCTACTATTGAGCGAGTTTTTTCAGCAATGCATATAGTGAAGAATCGTTTGCGAAACAGTATTGGGAATGAGTGGTTGAACAATTTTTTACTAACCTACATTGAGCGGGAACTTTTTCGCAAGATCAGCACAGACAGGATTAGATAG
- the LOC113311805 gene encoding zinc finger MYM-type protein 1-like, producing MCVSVIKGFNISTVFSSQAPPPSSNTDGPQVVPSIPAPTLPQQATSSTVQDEFSVWNLQSYPAMRKLISSYHPNDQDKVRRAYMKMGPCQPNNFPFPQKVMGKKNRRFNEACFLKHGSWLEYSISKDAVFCLPCYLFRNYVTGKGGSDAFVNAGFSNWKQQVEKLDKHVGCQNSAHNDAYMKRRELLQETHHIEAIYRRQKEQESLSYMIRLTASICVIRFILLQGLTFRGHDESDASHNQGNFLELLQYTAEHNDIIKSEVMKNSPGNNKLTSPDIQKEIVSAAAMETMDAICDDIEDAFFVVMVDESRDVSVREQMEVVIRYVNKKGCVIERFIGIIHVLETTSISLKTSVDALFSKYGLDIMRLRDNVMMVLVICKLALMHVAQKHTEVALFFTIASRVVTIVSATCKHMLEIVSREGSSEARGEAYAYQILMPTFDFVFTLFLVRTLLGITNELSQALQRKDQDIVNAMNLVKISKYQLQRMRDGGWDALLSEVSMFCAKNNIIVPDMMSTYVPLGRGRRNL from the exons ATGTGTGTGAGTGTGATCAAGGGGTTTAATATCTCAACTGTTTTCAG TTCACAAGCACCTCCTCCATCTTCTAATACTGATGGTCCACAAGTAGTACCTTCCATCCCTGCTCCTACTTTGCCACAGCAAGCAACTTCTAGTACTGTCCAGGATGAGTTCTCGGTATGGAATCTTCAATCATACCCTGCAATGAGAAAACTAATATCAAGTTATCATCCTAACGATCAAGACAAAGTACGAAGAGCTTACATGAAGATGGGTCCTTGCCAACCTAATAATTTTCCATTTCCACAAAAGGTAATGGGAAAAAAGAACAGAAGATTCAATGAAGCTTGTTTTTTAAAACATGGAAGTTGGTTAGAGTATAGCATATCTAAAGATGCTGTGTTTTGCTTGCCGTGTTATCTTTTTAGAAATTATGTTACGGGTAAAGGTGGCTCTGATGCTTTTGTGAATGCAGGTTTCTCAAATTGGAAGCAACAAGTTGAAAAATTAGATAAGCATGTAGGATGTCAGAACAGTGCACACAATGATGCATATATGAAAAGACGCGAGTTACTGCAGGAAACACATCATATTGAGGCTATCTATCGTCGTCAAAAAGAACAAGAGAGTTTGAGTTACATGATTCGTTTGACAGCTTCAATTTGTGTTATTCGGTTTATTTTATTGCAAGGATTAACTTTTCGTGGCCATGATGAATCTGATGCTTCACATAATCAAGGTAACTTTCTTGAACTTCTTCAATACACAGCTGAACATAATGATATTATCAAGAGTGAGGTTATGAAAAATTCTCCTGGTAACAACAAATTAACTTCGCCGGATATCCAAAAGGAAATAGTGAGTGCAGCTGCAATGGAAACTATGGATGCGATTTGTGATGATATTGAAGATGCTTTCTTTGTTGTTATGGTTGACGAATCTCGTGATGTATCAGTGAGAGAACAAATGGAAGTTGTTATACGTTATGTCAACAAGAAAGGATGTGTTATTGAAaggtttattggtataattcaTGTTCTTGAAACGACATCAATTTCATTGAAGACTTCAGTGGATGCATTGTTTTCCAAGTACGGTTTAGATATAATGAGATTGAGGGACAATGTTATGATGGTGCTAGTAATATGCAAG CTGGCACTTATGCATGTTGCTCAAAAGCATACAGAAGTTGCATTGTTCTTTACTATAGCTAGTAGAGTTGTTACTATTGTTTCTGCAACATGCAAAC ATATGTTAGAGATTGTCAGTCGAGAAGGTTCTAGTGAAGCGAGGGGAGAAGCATATGCTTATCAGATCTTGATGCCTACATTTGATTTTGTCTTTACCTTATTTTTGGTAAGGACTTTATTGGGAATCACTAACGAATTGTCGCAAGCTTTGCAAAGAAAGGATCAAGATATTGTGAATGCTATGAACTTGGTGAAGATATCTAAATACCAACTACAGAGAATGAGAGACGGTGGATGGGATGCACTTCTTAGTGAGGTTTCCATGTTTTGTGCTAAAAATAATATTATAGTTCCTGATATGATGTCTACATATGTACCACTAGGAAGAGGACGGCGTAATTTATAG